A stretch of the Macrobrachium nipponense isolate FS-2020 chromosome 23, ASM1510439v2, whole genome shotgun sequence genome encodes the following:
- the LOC135199404 gene encoding uncharacterized protein LOC135199404 produces MKLTPADRCALLFIQVVACVGCLSGLIMWSNKGYSASALVFVVAGGSISIAVMCGLICNVCRKQESNTEPIIDRPPKYRLTWRKEFLKSIPDDLKADIEGSFGLEKKKKKKKDRNKERPRVIWTSESAKAHQAQERPLEVSGGVESPYFGASSSQQNRVQDPAVIVAAVHGISHSTPSRALYLEHQYPGIGRPPSRSFPSGDLGVYSTQADDGLPSFEEVQRWF; encoded by the exons ATGAAGCTGACTCCTGCTGAC cgcTGCGCCCTGCTGTTCATCCAAGTGGTGGCCTGTGTAGGGTGCTTGAGTGGCCTGATCATGTGGTCGAACAAAGGATACTCGGCTTCCGCTTTGGTCTTCGTGGTCGCTGGAG GTTCGATAAGCATCGCTGTCATGTGCGGCCTCATATGCAACGTATGCAGGAAACAGGAATCCAACACCGAACCCATTATTGACCGTCCACCGAAATACAGACTAACCTGGCGGAAGGAATTCCTGAAATCAATCCCCGATGACTTGAAGGCCGACATTGAGGGAAGTTTCGgattggagaagaagaagaagaagaagaaggacagaAACAAGGAAAGACCTCGGGTGATATGGACTTCCGAGAGCGCAAAGGCACACCAAGCGCAGGAACGTCCGTTAGAAGTTTCTGGTGGCGTCGAGTCACCATATTTTGGCGCGAGTTCATCCCAGCAGAATAGAGTACAAGATCCCGCTGTGATTGTTGCTGCTGTTCATGGCATAAGTCATTCCACGCCTTCTAGGGCATTGTACCTCGAGCATCAATACCCGGGTATAGGAAGACCTCCTTCTAGGAGTTTCCCAAGTGGAGATTTGGGTGTATACAGCACCCAAGCCGATGACGGCCTACCTAGCTTCGAGGAGGTTCAGAGATGGTTCTAA
- the LOC135199428 gene encoding uncharacterized protein LOC135199428 isoform X2, translating into MASASFNKRCFIAVIMMIAIGVIFGGILSFINFGYTVNGLITVVTGVLILFITLPLSIFLAWTHQSSSGDTVGGGGEAPSTRDPPPEYRHTWRKEYIETSPEQIRDELEKTLNQKPPGEAKHGSIPRLWTMDVEFKTSRISLPAVAPSFELNRHSTVSTVSLASAPPLGSSQNRGRSASQWTSVSVGSRGRSGSCALVPDDVDEGLPSYDEVQKW; encoded by the exons agatgttTTATAGCCGTGATCATGATGATCGCCATCGGTGTCATCTTCGGCGGGATACTGTCCTTCATCAACTTCGGATACACCGTGAATGGCTTGATAACCGTTGTTACTGGAG TTTTGATACTGTTCATCACATTACCACTCAGCATCTTCTTGGCATGGACACATCAAAGCAGTTCTGGGGACACAGTTGGTGGTGGGGGAGAGGCTCCCTCGACCCGGGACCCTCCCCCGGAGTACCGGCACACCTGGCGGAAGGAATACATCGAAACGAGTCCGGAGCAAATACGAGATGAACTCGAGAAGACGCTCAACCAGAAGCCTCCTGGAGAAGCCAAGCACGGGAGCATCCCTCGCCTATGGACGATGGACGTTGAGTTTAAAACTTCCAGGATCAGCTTGCCCGCTGTGGCGCCATCTTTTGAATTAAACAGACATTCTACAGTTTCTACAGTGTCCCTTGCAAGTGCTCCGCCACTGGGAAGTTCCCAAAATAGAGGGAGGTCCGCCTCTCAGTGGACGTCGGTTTCGGTTGGGTCTAGAGGGCGATCGGGAAGTTGCGCCCTCGTACCAGATGACGTTGACGAGGGATTGCCAAGCTATGACGAAGTGCAGAAGTGGTGA
- the LOC135199428 gene encoding uncharacterized protein LOC135199428 isoform X1, translated as MQGVAFADRCFIAVIMMIAIGVIFGGILSFINFGYTVNGLITVVTGVLILFITLPLSIFLAWTHQSSSGDTVGGGGEAPSTRDPPPEYRHTWRKEYIETSPEQIRDELEKTLNQKPPGEAKHGSIPRLWTMDVEFKTSRISLPAVAPSFELNRHSTVSTVSLASAPPLGSSQNRGRSASQWTSVSVGSRGRSGSCALVPDDVDEGLPSYDEVQKW; from the exons ATGCAGGGAGTGGCTTTTGCAGAC agatgttTTATAGCCGTGATCATGATGATCGCCATCGGTGTCATCTTCGGCGGGATACTGTCCTTCATCAACTTCGGATACACCGTGAATGGCTTGATAACCGTTGTTACTGGAG TTTTGATACTGTTCATCACATTACCACTCAGCATCTTCTTGGCATGGACACATCAAAGCAGTTCTGGGGACACAGTTGGTGGTGGGGGAGAGGCTCCCTCGACCCGGGACCCTCCCCCGGAGTACCGGCACACCTGGCGGAAGGAATACATCGAAACGAGTCCGGAGCAAATACGAGATGAACTCGAGAAGACGCTCAACCAGAAGCCTCCTGGAGAAGCCAAGCACGGGAGCATCCCTCGCCTATGGACGATGGACGTTGAGTTTAAAACTTCCAGGATCAGCTTGCCCGCTGTGGCGCCATCTTTTGAATTAAACAGACATTCTACAGTTTCTACAGTGTCCCTTGCAAGTGCTCCGCCACTGGGAAGTTCCCAAAATAGAGGGAGGTCCGCCTCTCAGTGGACGTCGGTTTCGGTTGGGTCTAGAGGGCGATCGGGAAGTTGCGCCCTCGTACCAGATGACGTTGACGAGGGATTGCCAAGCTATGACGAAGTGCAGAAGTGGTGA